The Microbacterium sp. Nx66 genome contains a region encoding:
- a CDS encoding NAD(P)-dependent alcohol dehydrogenase, whose product MSTVTAYAAPAEAAPLEKTVIERRELGPHDILIDIAFAGICHSDIHTVRGDWGPQQYPLAPGHEITGTVAAVGAEVTKHALGDRVGVGCLVNSCRECVYCLRGDEQFCTQGAVGTYGAVDRDGTITQGGYSQQVVVTEDFVLRIPDALPLDAAAPLLCAGITTYSPLRHWKVGPGTRVAVVGLGGLGHMGVQIAHALGAEVTVLSQTLSKQDDGLRLGADRYFATSDRETFRDLRGSFDVILNTVSAVIDLRSYLGLLDVDGTIVCVGAPAEALALNAGSLIAGRRSIAGSNIGGIRETQEMLDFCAEHGITAQIEVIPASAINEAYERVLASDVRYRFVIDATTFAD is encoded by the coding sequence ATGTCGACCGTCACCGCCTACGCCGCCCCCGCCGAAGCCGCCCCGCTCGAGAAGACCGTCATCGAGCGTCGAGAGCTCGGCCCGCACGACATCCTCATCGACATCGCCTTCGCCGGCATCTGCCACTCCGACATCCACACCGTGCGCGGCGACTGGGGTCCGCAGCAGTACCCGCTCGCCCCGGGACACGAGATCACCGGAACGGTCGCCGCAGTGGGCGCCGAGGTCACGAAGCACGCGCTCGGCGACCGCGTCGGCGTCGGCTGCCTCGTGAACTCGTGCCGGGAGTGCGTGTACTGCCTCCGCGGCGACGAGCAGTTCTGCACGCAGGGCGCCGTCGGCACCTACGGGGCGGTCGACCGCGACGGGACGATCACCCAGGGCGGCTACTCGCAGCAGGTCGTCGTCACCGAGGACTTCGTGCTGCGCATCCCGGACGCCCTGCCCCTGGACGCGGCGGCTCCGCTGCTGTGCGCGGGCATCACCACGTACTCGCCGCTGCGGCATTGGAAGGTCGGCCCCGGCACGCGCGTCGCGGTGGTCGGACTCGGCGGCCTCGGTCACATGGGGGTTCAGATCGCACACGCCCTCGGCGCGGAGGTGACCGTGCTGTCGCAGACGCTCTCGAAGCAGGACGACGGCCTCCGCCTCGGCGCCGACCGCTACTTCGCGACGAGCGACCGGGAGACCTTCCGTGACCTGCGCGGCTCCTTCGACGTGATCCTCAACACCGTGAGCGCCGTCATCGACCTCCGCTCCTACCTCGGGCTGCTCGACGTGGACGGCACCATCGTGTGCGTGGGTGCTCCGGCGGAGGCCCTCGCCCTGAACGCGGGGTCGCTGATCGCCGGACGACGCTCCATCGCCGGCTCGAACATCGGCGGCATCAGGGAGACCCAGGAGATGCTCGACTTCTGCGCGGAGCACGGCATCACCGCGCAGATCGAGGTCATTCCCGCGTCGGCGATCAATGAGGCGTACGAGCGGGTCCTCGCGTCCGACGTCCGCTACCGCTTCGTCATCGACGCCACCACCTTCGCCGACTGA
- a CDS encoding acyl-CoA dehydrogenase family protein has protein sequence MVDAAVRPSTTPDPRESATAPRIDVARLNDALMGTWGDVRRQAREMIKDSAFWRKDELGKDDHRERVLSQLHLLVDNKAVHRAFPKRFGGEENNGGNIAGFEELVAADPSLQIKSGVQWGLFGSAILQLGTKEHHDTWLPGVMDLSIPGAFAMTEIGHGSDVAAVGTTATYDPETEEFVIHTPFRGATKEYLGNAALHGIAATVFAQLITNGVNHGVHCFYVPLRGEDGVDLPGIGREDDGLKGGLNGIDNGRLSFDQVRIPRTNLLNRYGDVAADGTYSSAIDSPGRRFFTMLGTLVQGRVSLDGAASWASALGLHIAITYATQRRQFDGADGQEVVLMDYGKHQRRLLPRLATTYAQIFAHDEFLQKFDGVFSGRTDTPDDREDLETLAAALKPLSTWHALDTLQEAREACGGAGFMFENRLVGLRADLDIYVTFEGDNNVLLQLVGKRLLTDYAKQFQGKDAAALARYAVGMTAGKVFHGAGLRQLGQAVTDFGQVARSVERGLREEQQHDLLAGRVQQMVADIATRLRAAGKDKVLGARLFNENQAELIEAARAHAELLQWEAFTDAVHAMDDAETKKVMTWLRDLFGLQLIEKHLAWHLIHGRLSTQRAAAVSSYIDRLCARLRPYALDLVDAFGYEPEHVRAPIASGAEKQRQDEARAYYADLEATGQAPVLEKTLKRQKR, from the coding sequence ATGGTCGACGCCGCCGTCCGCCCTTCGACGACACCTGACCCGCGCGAGAGCGCGACCGCCCCGCGGATCGATGTCGCCCGCCTGAACGACGCCCTGATGGGCACCTGGGGCGACGTGCGCCGCCAGGCCCGCGAGATGATCAAGGATTCCGCATTCTGGCGGAAGGACGAGCTCGGCAAGGACGACCACCGCGAGCGGGTGCTCAGCCAGCTCCACCTCCTCGTCGACAACAAGGCCGTGCACCGCGCGTTCCCGAAGCGCTTCGGCGGCGAGGAGAACAACGGCGGCAACATCGCCGGATTCGAGGAGCTCGTGGCCGCCGACCCGAGCCTGCAGATCAAGTCGGGCGTGCAGTGGGGCCTCTTCGGCTCCGCGATCCTGCAGCTCGGCACGAAGGAGCACCACGACACCTGGCTCCCCGGCGTCATGGACCTGTCGATCCCCGGTGCGTTCGCGATGACCGAGATCGGGCACGGCTCCGACGTCGCCGCCGTCGGCACGACCGCGACGTACGACCCGGAGACGGAGGAGTTCGTCATCCACACGCCGTTCCGCGGCGCGACGAAGGAGTACCTCGGCAACGCCGCCCTGCACGGCATCGCCGCGACGGTCTTCGCCCAGCTCATCACGAACGGCGTCAACCACGGCGTGCACTGCTTCTACGTGCCGCTGCGCGGCGAGGACGGCGTCGACCTCCCCGGCATCGGCCGCGAGGACGACGGCCTCAAGGGCGGACTCAATGGCATCGACAACGGCCGTCTCTCCTTCGACCAGGTGCGCATCCCGCGCACGAACCTGCTCAACCGCTACGGCGACGTCGCCGCGGACGGCACCTACTCCAGCGCGATCGACAGCCCCGGCCGCCGCTTCTTCACGATGCTCGGCACCCTCGTGCAGGGACGCGTCTCGCTCGACGGCGCCGCCTCCTGGGCCTCCGCGCTCGGTCTGCACATCGCGATCACCTACGCCACGCAGCGTCGCCAGTTCGACGGTGCGGACGGGCAGGAGGTCGTGCTTATGGACTACGGCAAGCACCAGCGCCGTCTGCTTCCGCGCCTGGCCACCACGTACGCGCAGATCTTCGCGCACGACGAGTTCCTGCAGAAGTTCGACGGCGTGTTCTCCGGTCGCACCGACACCCCGGACGACCGGGAGGACCTGGAGACGCTCGCGGCGGCGCTCAAGCCGCTGTCGACCTGGCACGCGCTCGACACCCTGCAGGAGGCCCGCGAGGCGTGCGGCGGCGCCGGCTTCATGTTCGAGAACCGGCTCGTCGGGCTCCGTGCCGACCTCGACATCTACGTCACGTTCGAGGGCGACAACAACGTCCTGCTCCAGCTCGTGGGCAAGCGGCTGCTGACCGACTATGCGAAGCAGTTCCAGGGCAAGGACGCCGCGGCGCTCGCGCGCTACGCCGTGGGGATGACCGCCGGCAAGGTGTTCCACGGCGCCGGTCTCCGTCAGCTCGGCCAGGCGGTGACCGACTTCGGTCAGGTCGCCCGGTCGGTGGAGCGCGGCCTGCGCGAGGAGCAGCAGCACGACCTCCTCGCGGGCCGCGTGCAGCAGATGGTCGCCGACATCGCGACCCGGCTGCGCGCCGCCGGCAAGGACAAGGTGCTCGGGGCGCGGCTGTTCAACGAGAACCAGGCCGAGCTCATCGAGGCGGCCAGGGCGCACGCCGAGCTCCTGCAGTGGGAGGCCTTCACCGACGCCGTCCACGCGATGGACGACGCCGAGACGAAGAAGGTCATGACCTGGCTGCGCGACCTCTTCGGACTGCAGCTCATCGAGAAGCACCTCGCCTGGCACCTCATCCACGGACGGCTGTCCACCCAGCGGGCCGCGGCGGTGTCGAGCTACATCGATCGGCTGTGCGCGCGACTGCGTCCGTACGCGCTCGACCTCGTCGACGCGTTCGGATACGAGCCCGAGCACGTGCGGGCTCCCATCGCGAGCGGTGCGGAGAAGCAGCGGCAGGACGAGGCCCGTGCGTACTACGCCGACCTCGAGGCCACCGGTCAGGCGCCCGTCCTGGAGAAGACGCTCAAGCGGCAGAAGCGCTGA
- a CDS encoding serine/threonine-protein kinase, protein MATRMAATPPTLAGYSYVRPLGSGGFADVFLYEQDMPRRVVAVKVLLADAVNPEVLQTFNVEADISARLSAHPSIVTIYQASISADGRPYFAMEYCPDTMSARYKKAPLPLAEVLDIGVRMAGALETVHRAGLLHRDIKPSNVLINSLGAPVLADFGIAAAVIEEGEGETIAMSVPWSSPEVLQERVSGSIPSEVWSLGATLYTLLAGRSPFERADRGSNSRDQLTDRIIKARYTAVPVPGIPPIIDDLFASAMHRDPAKRPASMAEFAEKLRWAQYELGISPTAFEAASAEWAAAAPVNFSDATVRGPVITTVAPDSRRAARAARPQVAPRERDDVPASTRGRTRSPLVVGIVGAVIGAAAIAGIGTAALFLTGIL, encoded by the coding sequence GTGGCAACGCGCATGGCCGCGACACCGCCGACGCTGGCGGGGTACAGCTACGTGCGTCCACTCGGGTCCGGCGGGTTCGCCGACGTGTTCCTCTACGAACAGGACATGCCGCGCCGCGTCGTCGCCGTCAAGGTCCTGCTCGCGGATGCCGTGAACCCCGAGGTGCTGCAGACCTTCAACGTGGAAGCCGACATCTCGGCGCGACTGAGCGCCCACCCGTCGATCGTCACGATCTACCAGGCGTCCATCTCGGCGGACGGGCGGCCGTACTTCGCGATGGAGTACTGCCCCGACACGATGAGCGCGCGGTACAAGAAGGCCCCGCTCCCACTCGCCGAGGTGCTCGACATCGGCGTCCGCATGGCCGGCGCGCTGGAGACCGTGCACAGGGCCGGGCTGCTGCATCGCGACATCAAGCCGTCGAACGTGCTCATCAACTCCCTCGGCGCGCCAGTGCTGGCCGACTTCGGCATCGCGGCCGCCGTCATCGAGGAGGGCGAGGGCGAGACCATCGCGATGTCGGTGCCCTGGAGCTCCCCCGAGGTCCTCCAGGAGCGCGTGTCCGGATCGATCCCCAGCGAGGTCTGGAGCCTCGGAGCGACGCTCTACACGCTGCTCGCCGGCCGCAGTCCGTTCGAACGCGCCGACCGCGGCTCGAACTCGCGCGATCAGCTCACGGACCGCATCATCAAGGCGCGGTACACGGCCGTGCCCGTCCCCGGCATCCCGCCGATCATCGACGACCTCTTCGCGAGCGCCATGCATCGCGACCCGGCGAAGCGGCCGGCGAGCATGGCGGAGTTCGCGGAGAAGCTGCGCTGGGCGCAGTACGAGCTCGGCATCTCGCCGACGGCCTTCGAGGCGGCGTCGGCGGAGTGGGCGGCGGCTGCTCCGGTGAACTTCTCGGACGCGACCGTCCGCGGTCCCGTCATCACCACGGTCGCGCCCGACTCCCGGAGGGCCGCGCGTGCGGCCCGTCCGCAGGTGGCACCCCGCGAGCGGGACGACGTCCCGGCGAGCACGCGCGGCCGGACCCGGTCGCCCCTGGTCGTCGGCATCGTCGGCGCGGTGATCGGCGCGGCCGCCATCGCGGGGATCGGCACCGCGGCCCTGTTCCTCACGGGGATCCTCTGA
- a CDS encoding DNA-3-methyladenine glycosylase I: MTSLLLGPDSRARCAWVGDDAEYRRYHDEEWGTPLHGDRALFEKMALEGFQAGLSWITILRKRPRFREVFAGFVPEAVAAFDDADVERLMADTGIIRNRAKILATIGNARIVQSMADGELDALMWSFAPPATRTRPRSFSEVPAVTPESTALSTELRRRGFRFVGPTTMYALMQSAGMVDDHIEGCWKA, translated from the coding sequence ATGACCTCCCTCCTCCTGGGGCCGGACTCCCGTGCGCGCTGCGCGTGGGTCGGCGACGACGCAGAATACCGCCGGTACCACGACGAGGAGTGGGGAACGCCGCTGCACGGGGACCGGGCGCTGTTCGAGAAGATGGCGCTGGAGGGTTTCCAGGCGGGACTGTCGTGGATCACGATCCTCCGCAAGCGTCCGCGGTTCCGGGAGGTGTTCGCGGGCTTCGTGCCGGAGGCGGTGGCGGCGTTCGACGACGCCGACGTGGAACGGCTGATGGCCGACACCGGCATCATCCGCAATCGTGCCAAGATCCTCGCGACGATCGGCAACGCCCGGATCGTGCAGTCGATGGCCGACGGCGAGCTCGATGCGCTGATGTGGTCGTTCGCCCCGCCGGCGACCCGAACGCGGCCCCGGTCGTTCTCCGAGGTCCCCGCGGTCACACCGGAGTCGACCGCACTGAGCACGGAGCTGCGCCGGCGCGGGTTCCGCTTCGTCGGCCCGACGACGATGTACGCGCTCATGCAGTCGGCGGGCATGGTGGACGACCACATCGAGGGGTGCTGGAAGGCCTGA